Proteins encoded by one window of Xiphias gladius isolate SHS-SW01 ecotype Sanya breed wild chromosome 15, ASM1685928v1, whole genome shotgun sequence:
- the socs7 gene encoding suppressor of cytokine signaling 7 — MNNAQDMSPDFVLMRLVSAAEDDRLDAENGNLPPGGVVAGLGKEVLAHSGVKAGLDISRDPTAGLEHPSSRLNKAPPSGEGTAAPDSGGTESRAPLSAPPAPQSPMEAQGFDFAPSPGLRPQLLVFSNIMRNGEGILELDRRNQPRDALGLDQSPGSGCSGPAVNNNTLGPGDVQQQQNLLDRTWGAQPSVSVSAEMQGAAELCRRHRLITTPPEWPLLSERSNPLTVIDSKWGCATRDREGAVFELARRFGELGVGAVPKMLFNAGELPQCSCQGAHGPVGGGVEPGDDPTETSDALLVLEGLGSGDVAGLGMEECPDDETDGQNGRSEFLLSRKREIVQKMSGAFSISTFQEELRRQVEGMAPAATQAAAAAHLGAQVCSLHGSSASRLSQVSSGDSEVVAQVPAVSPSPAPVQSSPWATSPNPSQASTPRRRPERCASAPRTPTGRAAGGEKTLKVPGKSKKGSLKIRLSKLFRTKSCSGSNHLLDKRPSVTYSVSSAGSLVDMASAAGAEQDADSHNQPRLTRAHSAFCPASLSASLSAFTGETVSLVDVDISRRGATTPHPPTPPPPPRRSLSLLDDIAGPQPGPFLVSVMGASLQSLPLPLPPPPPPSHATIQHSLSLNDAFLRALPHSTPSPADALPPTRQAPPPMLCALRRSEASNFTASLRELEKCGWYWGPMNWEDAEMKLKGKPDGSFLVRDSSDPRYILSLSFRSQGVTHHTRMEHYRGTFSLWCHPKFEDRCHSVVEFIERAIMHSKNGKFLYFLRSRVPGLPPTPVQLLYPVSRFSNVKSLQHLCRFCIRQIVRIDHIQELPLPRPLISYLSKFYYYDPEEEMYLSIKSIRRAVGAEQEAESQT; from the exons ATGAACAACGCGCAAGATATGTCGCCCGATTTCGTGTTGATGCGCCTGGTTTCCGCGGCCGAGGACGACCGCTTGGACGCAGAAAACGGGAATCTGCCGCCGGGAGGAGTGGTGGCAGGGCTGGGGAAAGAGGTCCTGGCTCACAGCGGCGTCAAAGCGGGGTTGGATATAAGCCGAGATCCGACGGCGGGCCTAGAGCATCCCAGCAGCCGCCTGAACAAAGCCCCGCCGAGCGGCGAGGGCACGGCTGCACCTGACTCCGGGGGGACGGAGAGCCGAGCCCCGCTGTCCGCGCCTCCGGCGCCGCAGAGCCCCATGGAGGCCCAGGGCTTCGACTTCGCTCCCAGCCCTGGCCTGCGGCCTCAGCTGCTGGTCTTCTCAAATATAATGCGGAACGGAGAAGGGATTTTAGAATTAGACCGTCGAAATCAGCCGAGGGACGCTCTGGGCTTGGACCAGAGCCCGGGGTCTGGCTGCTCCGGCCCGGCTGTCAACAACAACACCCTGGGTCCCGGCGAcgttcagcagcagcagaacctGCTGGACCGGACGTGGGGAGCGCAACCGTCGGTCTCAGTATCCGCGGAGATGCAGGGAGCTGCGGAGCTCTGCCGCCGACATCGACTCATCACTACCCCGCCCGAGTGGCCCCTGTTGTCGGAGAGATCCAACCCTCTCACCGTGATTGACTCTAAATGGGGCTGCGCCACCAGGGACCGAGAGGGAGCCGTGTTCGAGCTTGCCCGGCGGTTCGGGGAGCTGGGGGTCGGCGCGGTACCCAAGATGCTGTTCAACGCAGGGGAGCTCCCGCAGTGTTCGTGCCAGGGTGCACACGGGCCGGTAGGAGGGGGAGTAGAACCCGGCGATGACCCCACAGAGACCAGCGATGCTTTGTTGGTGCTGGAGGGGCTGGGGAGCGGGGATGTTGCCGGGCTGGGCATGGAGGAGTGCCCGGACGATGAGACGGATGGTCAGAACGGACGCAGTGAGTTTCTGCTCAGCAGGAAAAGGGAAATAGTTCAGAAAATGTCTGGGGCTTTCTCCATCAGCACTTTCCAAGAGGAGCTGAGGAGGCAGGTGGAGGGGATGGCCCCGGCGGCGACCCAGGCGGCGGCAGCGGCGCATCTTGGCGCGCAGGTGTGCAGCCTCCACGGGAGCTCAGCCAGCCGGCTGTCGCAGGTAAGCTCCGGGGACTCAGAGGTCGTCGCCCAGGTTCCAGCCGTGTCGCCGTCCCCTGCACCGGTACAGAGCTCACCCTGGGCCACGAGCCCCAATCCGAGCCAGGCGTCGACACCCAGGAGGCGGCCGGAGCGGTGCGCCAGCGCGCCGCGGACTCCCACGGGCCGGGCGGCCGGTGGGGAAAAGACGCTCAAAGTTCCGGGGAAGTCCAAAAAGGGCTCGTTAAAGATCCGCCTGAGTAAACTGTTCCGGACTAAAAGCTGCAGCGGCTCCAATCACCTCCTGGACAAGAGGCCCTCGGTGACCTACTCGGTGTCTTCTGCCGGGAGTCTGGTGGACATGGCGAGCGCCGCCGGTGCTGAGCAGGACGCAGACAG CCACAACCAGCCCAGACTGACCAGGGCCCACAGTGCCTTCTgccctgcctccctctctgcctccctctctgctttcaCGG GTGAGACTGTTTCTCTGGTGGATGTGGACATTTCGCGGCGAGGGGCGACCACACCGCACCCCCCAAcgcctccccctcctccacgCCGAAGTCTCAGTCTGTTAG ACGACATAGCCGGGCCTCAGCCTGGGCCTTTCCTAGTGAGTGTTATGGGCGCCTCCCTGCAGTCCCTCcccctgcctctccctcctcctcctcctccctcccacGCCACCATCCAGCACAGTCTCAGCCTCAATG ACGCCTTCCTCCGGGCCCTGCCTCACTCAACCCCATCGCCGGCTGACGCGCTACCCCCCACCCGACAGGCTCCACCCCCCATGCTGTGCGCCCTGCGTCGGTCTGAGGCCAGCAACTTCACCGCCAGTCTGAGGGAGCTGGAGAAG TGTGGTTGGTACTGGGGTCCGATGAACTGGGAGGACGCGGAGATGAAACTGAAGGGGAAACCGGATGGATCCTTCCTGGTCCGAGACAGTTCAGACCCTCGGTACATCCTGAGCCTCAGCTTCAGGTCGCAGGGGGTCACGCACCACACACGCATGGAACACTACCGAG GGACGTTCAGCCTGTGGTGTCACCCGAAGTTTGAGGACCGTTGCCACTCGGTGGTGGAGTTCATCGAGCGAGCCATCATGCACTCCAAGAACGGCAAATTCCTCTACTTCCTCCGCTCCAGAGTCCCAG gtctTCCTCCCACCCCAGTTCAGCTGCTGTATCCTGTATCTCGCTTCAGCAATGTGAAGTCACTACAGCACCTCTGTCGCTTCTGCATCCGACAAATTGTCCGCATCGACCACATCCAGGAGCTTCCACTGCCCAG ACCACTCATCTCCTACTTGAGTAAGTTTTATTACTACGACCCTGAGGAGGAGATGTACCTGTCAATCAAGAGCATCCGGAGGGCGGTGGGAGCAGAGCAGGAGGCCGAGTCGCAGACGTAG